A single region of the Plutella xylostella chromosome 7, ilPluXylo3.1, whole genome shotgun sequence genome encodes:
- the LOC105390557 gene encoding proteasome assembly chaperone 2, with protein MADTSIWKELEEHDLNGYTLVIPSVAVGNVGQLACDLLISSLSMKKIASVYSEAFIPVVGYDPYDLRSDRISSCCEVFASNEKRLVLMQLRAPLVYKYAESFLLAVVRKFKEKAIKDIVILTSSFAHEKKHIQSSAFRYVSSALSPHKDLIQSLNWVSHTNEDNNLRIHGGGFATLLYKLAEDESVPCLVLYKYCSEGDNIPDAYDTVCCLNTVIPLFRKEEDLQSQIIQPVSWKLLFGKPPPQDIY; from the coding sequence ATGGCTGATACAAGTATTTGGAAAGAGCTAGAAGAACACGACCTTAATGGATATACGCTAGTAATTCCTAGCGTTGCAGTCGGAAACGTTGGCCAGCTAGCCTGTGACTTGCTGATTTCTTCACTATCCATGAAAAAAATAGCATCGGTTTACAGTGAAGCGTTTATACCTGTCGTAGGATACGATCCATATGACCTGAGATCTGATAGAATATCCAGTTGCTGTGAAGTGTTCGCATCGAATGAGAAACGTTTAGTATTAATGCAGTTAAGAGCTCCTTTAGTTTACAAATATGCCGAGTCATTCCTGCTTGCAGTGGTCAGGAAATTCAAAGAGAAGGCCATAAAGGATATTGTGATCTTGACAAGTAGCTTTGCGCATGAGAAGAAGCATATCCAGTCTTCAGCTTTCAGATATGTTTCAAGTGCCTTGTCTCCTCACAAAGATTTGATACAGTCACTCAATTGGGTTTCACATACTAATGAAGACAATAACTTGAGGATACATGGCGGTGGTTTTGCTACATTGCTGTATAAGTTGGCTGAGGATGAGTCAGTGCCCTGCCTGGTGCTGTACAAGTACTGTTCTGAAGGAGATAACATTCCTGATGCATATGATACAGTATGCTGCCTCAATACAGTAATACCTTTGTTCAGAAAGGAAGAAGATCTACAGTCCCAGATTATTCAGCCTGTCTCTTGGAAGTTATTGTTTGGGAAACCACCTCCCCAAGATATTTATTGa
- the LOC105390558 gene encoding peroxisomal biogenesis factor 3: MFSSMKDFLYRHRRKFFVTGAVVGGVYFLTNYAQKKLREWQEKEAKKFFEMTRKKQHFESTERTCNQTIITLSKIVSESILSTLNTEELVQQLQENPENKVALWEQMKIMIFTRICVLVYALSILQVTLRVQLNIVGGYLYRDSASEGANLIDSSLQAKYLSLCHHFVSQGVEELVKQIERVVRRVVEPVSLKKKITLQEVEQMFWSIQTILCTDSNESDPVKKMVHYLVGHTEISEGRLDTLVKETMDILETEEVTSLTTSSVAHCFSSVVDEIANLFISKSTPASKTALELGENHVVTNGALKLNTSEGFVDVNKVDLYFVKLLPAVNDLISKNTCKGGTNIPDMLTQQLTLNDKLKVLGANIYEEFSSE, from the coding sequence ATGTTTTCATCAATGAAAGATTTCCTGTACCGTCACAGAAGGAAGTTCTTTGTGACTGGAGCAGTGGTTGGTGGAGTGTACTTCTTGACAAACTATGCACAGAAGAAACTTAGGGAATGGCAAGAGAAAGAGGCAAAGAAGTTCTTTGAAATGACACGGAAAAAGCAACACTTTGAAAGCACAGAGAGGACCTGCAATCAAACAATTATAACACTATCCAAAATAGTGTCAGAAAGCATTTTGTCCACATTAAACACCGAAGAGCTGGTTCAACAACTACAGGAGAATCCTGAGAACAAAGTGGCTCTGTGGGAACAAATGAAAATTATGATCTTCACACGTATCTGTGTACTAGTTTATGCCCTGTCTATACTGCAAGTGACTCTACGAGTACAACTCAACATAGTAGGAGGTTACTTGTACCGAGACTCTGCAAGTGAGGGTGCCAACCTCATTGACAGCTCTCTACAGGCTAAATACCTCTCCCTCTGCCACCATTTTGTCTCACAAGGTGTTGAGGAACTTGTTAAACAAATTGAAAGAGTGGTCCGCCGAGTTGTAGAGCCTGTGTCTCTCAAAAAGAAGATCACATTACAGGAAGTGGAGCAGATGTTTTGGTCCATTCAGACTATTCTGTGCACTGACTCAAATGAGAGTGACCCTGTGAAGAAAATGGTACACTACTTAGTTGGTCACACTGAAATCTCTGAGGGTAGACTGGACACACTTGTGAAGGAGACAATGGACATCCTGGAGACTGAAGAAGTGACCTCCCTGACCACCTCTTCTGTCGCTCACTGTTTCTCATCAGTTGTTGATGAGATTGCCAACCTTTTCATATCAAAGTCAACACCTGCATCAAAGACTGCCTTGGAACTCGGGGAGAACCATGTTGTAACAAATGGCGCATTGAAATTGAATACATCAGAAGGATTTGTGGATGTGAATAAGGTGGATTTGTATTTCGTGAAGCTGTTGCCGGCGGTCAATGACTTGATATCCAAGAACACGTGCAAGGGCGGCACCAACATTCCAGACATGCTGACGCAGCAGCTCACGCTCAATGACAAGCTCAAGGTCCTCGGAGCCAACATCTATGAGGAGTTCAGCAGCGAGTGA